The sequence below is a genomic window from Eubalaena glacialis isolate mEubGla1 chromosome 13, mEubGla1.1.hap2.+ XY, whole genome shotgun sequence.
GAATCAGACATTAATAAGAAACTTAAAAGTATGTAAATACATGTATGTTAAAAGCTAGCTCTTCagacataaagatcagaggatTGGAGTTCTCGAGTTTTGcttgtctttttttggtttttggtttttatttttttgcccgggtatttgtgggaaggaatgccactctcctttcctcccttttgcCCTTTGCAGTTGGTACGTTGAAACGTACACACGGTCTCCACAATTTACTAGTGGACGCTGAAGCCCATTTACCTCTGCGAACCTCCCGCACACCAAGCAGTCACCTGGCTTTTCTGGAGGCCGGCAAGGTGTGAGCAGGTGGGCTGCAGGCAGCGAGTTAAGAGAGCACCTGCAGGAAGAGCCTTAGCAGCCCGGGATGCCAAGTACAGATTCCGGGACGCTTACCAGCGTAGCTAAAGCGATTATAATTTAACCTCAACTGCAGTGGCTCCCCACACGTCCACGTGTGGAGCCCTGATGCCTGGCGCGGTGCTAGGCATACGGCACATAGCCAATCCAGATCTTTAAACAGAGGGAGTGCTTTACCATAAATTCACCTGGCTATTAAAAAGAAGCGACTAGAGTGGGCAGGGAGTATGAAGCTCTTCAAGGTTAGTCAGTGCCAGCAGAAGACCCTACTGCCCATCAGTACTTCCCCACCCGCGCAGTCCTGTGTCGAAGCTAATACTGGGTGGCTGCGTGTGGGTCGCGGTGCTGCAGTGCGGAACCGGCCGGGGACGGCCGTGGGGACTCACTCCTCCTAGGTGAGAACACTGGACGTGACTCCACGCCGAGGCCGGCCCCGCACAGCTTCTCTCGTGGTTAATGCCCCTTATCTCCTGGTTCCGTTTCTGCCTCCCCCCcgacctcctccttcccctccggAACTGCTTCGGCATCTTGAAGCTGTTGGTACTCGGACACCAAATCCTGGATGTTACTCTCGGCTTCGGCAAATTCATTGATGTCCATCCCCTCGCCCGTGTACCAGTGCACGAAGGCCTTCCTCTTGAACATGGCCGAGAAGTGCTCGGAGATCCTGCCGAAGAGCTCCTGGATGGCCGTGCTGTTGCCGATGAAGGTGGCCGCCATGCTCAGCCCGCGCGGCGGGATGTCGCACACGGCCACCTTGACGTTGTTGGGGATCCACTCCACGAAGCAGCTGCTGCTTCTGGTCTGCACGGCGAGCAGCTGCGCGTCCACCTCCTTGGTGGACATCCTCCCCCGGAAGATGCAGGCCACGGTCAGGTAGCGGCCGCGGCGGGGGTCGCAGGCGGCCATGGTGTTGCGGGCGTCGAACATCTGCTGGGTGAGCTCGGCCACTGAAAGCGCGCGGTACTGCTGGCTGCCCTGGGCCGTGAGCGGCGCGAAGCCGGGCATGAAGAAGTGCAGGCGCGGGAAGGGCACCATGTTCACGGCCAGCTTGCGCAGGTCGGCGTTGAGCTGGCCCGGGAAGCGCAGCGACGTGGTGACGCCGCTCATGGTCAGGGACACCAGGTGGTTGAGGTCACCGTAGGTGGGCGTGGCCAGCCGGAGGGTGCGGAAGCAGATGTCATAGAGGGCCTCGTTGTCGATGCAAAAGCAGGCGTCCGAGTTCTGCAGGAGCTGGTGGAGGGACAGCACGGCGTTGTAGGGCTCCACCACCGTGTCCGACACCTTGGGCGAGGGCATCACGCTGAAGGAGTTGAGGATGCGGTCGGGGTACTCCTCGCGGATCTTGCCCAGGAGCAGCGTGCCCATCCCCGAGCCCGTGCCCCCGCCCAGCGAGTGCACGAGCTGGAAGCCCTGCAGGCAGTCGCAGCCCTCGGCCTCGGCGCGCACCGCGTCCAGCGCGCTCTCCACCAGCTCGGCCCCCTCCGTGTAGTGGCCCTTGGCCCAGTTGTTGCCGGCCCCAGAGTTACCTGCGGCACAAGGGACTCGGTTAGCCCGCCGGGGTCGGGGGAAGGGTGTCGGCAGCAACACACCAGGAGGCGCTCCTCTCTTCCCGCTGGAACCTTCCGGGAAAACCTACCGTGGACAAAGCTGTCCGGTTGGAAGAGGGCCCCCAGTCGGCTGGATCGGATGCTGTCCATGGTCCCAGGTTCCAGGTCCACCAAGACTGCTCGGGGCACGTATTTCTTACCTGCGTGGAAAAGTAGGAAGAAGTCAGCCAACTGCTGTTTTTCTAAAGGTTAATGTTTCATCAGAGCAGACCCTTGTGACACGGGTCCAGAAGAAAAAAGCCCTCCTAGAAGGTGTCTTTGGTAGAAAGACTGGAAATCATAGCTTGGACTGCAACAAAATTCACACAAATCTGTAAAATGCTGcaggaataactttttccatcggTGTCCGTTTTGTTTGTTGTCTTGCCAGTGACAGGGATTTTGTTCCTATTGGAAATgattctactttttatttaaaaaccagaaGGGGAGAATTCCCCAGTGATCCAGGGGTTAGGACtaccgtgctctcactgccgagggcacgcgttcaatccctggtcgggggactaagatcccacaagctgcgcagcacggctgaaataaaattttaaaaaattaaaaaataaattaattcattaaataaaataaaacccagaaaGGAAGGTCGGGGCCTAAACTGCTTGTGTTGAGAGTGTACCCCCCTCCAGTGACCAGAGACCAGTGACCCTCCAGTGGGCAGTCCTGCCCTTGGTCACTCGGGACGTCCCCCGTCTGGCGTTCTGGTCTCGCGGAACCTCCTCTCTCTGCCGCGTCCCTGGGGCTGGTGACGGGGGCCGACAGTGAGGGCCTACCATGGGCCTCGTTGTAGTACACGCTGACCCTCTCCAGCTGCAGGGCGCTGTCCCCGCGGTAGCTTCCGGCCCAGTCGATCCCATGCTCCTCGCCAATCACCTCCCAGAACTGAAAGCAGAAGGAGGGGAGGTCAGTGTCCAGAGGGACCCCGACGAGCGCCAGGTCGGCGACAGCGCATTGAGCAGAAAGACAGGAAGTGAGGGCTCCTGGGCCTGCTTCCCTCCCCAGCATGATCTCGGGGGCCCTTTTCCTAACTGCCCACCCCATGGCGTAACGTACTCCTTACCTCTGCTCACCATGAAGTGAAGACTGAGTTTTATGTCAACCTGAACTGCTTCAATAAAATGTCaacacataaaatattaaattggaTTTTGCTCCTATTAAATGCAGGCCCTTGTGTACATTAATGCTGTCCTTTTAGAATTTCACATCAGAAGCGTATCTCTAGTTTGGCCTTACGGTGCTTGCAGCTAGGAAAGTATAGATCCCACTACGTGAAAATAAACTGAATTCTCATCTGATTACACAATAATATCTCATTTCACTTTGAGGATTTATTTTCGTGCAGTTTTCCCAAAAGCCCATCACTAAGACACCTATGCACGCTTTTAAACTGTGTGCATTTGGATGATCAGGTATGCACTCAATTCAAAATTATGCATAGCTGTTCTCTTGTAACTATCTAAAACATACTATGCTTTCAATCACATTACAGTATTTATTTATGCCAAGCTCTTTATATGGAATGGAAACAGTTACTGAGATAACCCCTTTTCATTACCCTGAAGAAGCACATAGTAAAGTGCAATGAAAATACATTCATTTATGTTAAAATCCCCAAGGGTGTTTTCCCAGCCACATCTTGTAAATGATGGCTCTGATGTGGCGTTGGTCTTATGAACAAGATTACTTTATAGTAAATTATCAGCACTCTTCAGGgtgtgggaaaagaaagaaatttaagttCTTTCACACCACAAATTAAATGTGTCTTAAAGTTCTTATGGCCCCAAATAATAAGTAGTTGCTGGGATCTGGATTCAGAGCTGAGACCCTGTCTAGACCCTCCACTCCCTCCTGGGGTCCTTTCTCCATCTTATCTTCCAACTTCAGAGCAGTTGGGGCCCATGCCTCCCACTTCTCTGTGTGTTTTAGTTTTGAACGTCTTACCACTCGGCAAGGAAGGATGACAACTCCTTTGCAAGTGGTCATTTTCTTTGCCCCAGGTTTTAAACACCTGTATTAAAAGACTTTCATTTTTTCATAGCTGCACTAGTTCCAATAGCCAACAGTcggaaacaatccaagtgtccatcgacagatgactggataaacagaAGGCATTCTCTCTATAggatggactattattcagccttaaaaaggaaggaaattctgacacaggctacaacaggGATGGACACTGAGGacactatgctgagtgaaataagccactcacagaaggacaaatactgttaCATGAGACACCAAGAgctgtcaaattcatagagacagaaagtagaatagcggctgccaggggcagggggaggggaaatggggagttagtgtttcatGGTAccgagtttcagttttgcaagaagaAAAGCATTTTGGAGATTGGAGGCACgacagtgtgaatatacttaacattacggaactgtacacttaaacatggttacgatggtaaattttataccattttatcacatttaaattttttaaagttttaatgcaattaaatttttaatgcaaTTCGTACTAGTAAAAGTAATTTCAAAATAGCAAAGAGACAGTTGTTATATAGTAGAACTGATCATCTTAACATTAGGGTTGGAGACCTTGGGCTCTGGCATCTGCTTTTTAGCATTGGCCAACAGTACCaggtattttttagaaaaatttaaggGGGAAGGAGAAAAACTTTTATATTCCAGaggatatattttaattatttctgctGCTGGACCCAAAAAACTTTTAGGTTTACCTCTTTCATTTTCTGTTGCATTCGAAATAAAATAGTAGTTGatcttttttaactttataacaTAAAcatgagagggagggaaagatatCTTAGTGATACGGTGTAAAAATTTTCCCAAgaaactttggaaaactgttttgaGACAACTTACTGGTTTTAGATATGAAAAGTTCATTGCTAAGGTGATCAAAGTAAAAATAGTTGACAGGTGTATTATACACATGTAACTGTCAACAAAATTAACATGAATTAAATTAACCCTTTAAGCCTTTACTATTTCCTGGGTCTCTTGAACTACAGGTGTCGTTTAGTAAGTCAGATACCCGGCAAGCGTCTCCATCTGCTGGGCTCCCGGTCCTCCCTGCTAACTTAGGGGGTTTTCTGAGTTGGCTGCACTGTGGATCACGGAAAGGCCAGCACTAGTCATAGAACTTTCCTTACCTTGGCTCCGATCTGGTTGCCACACTGGCCAATCTGAATGTGTACGATCTCACGCATCCTTGCTTTGTGCCCAAGGGCAAGATCTTCACAGGGTCCCCAGTCTCTGGGAGAGCCGCCCGTCACCGCTGTGAGCCCCACACAGCTCTGGTCATCGCAGCAATGGGACCAGCTGACCAGGCTACCTCCCAGTGTGACCCGAGGGTGTGTCCAGCCCAGAGGCCCAACCCCAGCCCTCCCCCTATCGTCCTTGTGGAGGGGGAGTTTTTTCCTCTCCCAACACAGAATATTGCCTGGTCATTTCCTAGAGTTCAAGACCAAAGGCTGCCATTGTGCAAGGTGCGTGGAAGTCTGGCACCAGGCCTAGGCCTTCCATGATGGACTCTGGGCACCAGCGCTGGCTCCGGGCCCCAAGTTGGTGAGGCTCCTAGCTTACTGGGGTGACCAGGACCACCTCCAGAGAACGTTCCCATCCAAGCCAGTTGTATTATTAGAAATCCTGTTGTCTAAACGCATCGCTTGACAGACGAGGCCACGAATCCCAGAGCATGAAGTGGCTTCACTACAGTCATACATACAACCACTAAGACGTCTCTCCACCCTCCCTCAAGAACctgccatggggcttccctggtggcgcagtggttgagagtctgcctgccaatgcaggggacacgagttcgagccctggtctgggaagatcccacatgccgcggagtgactacgcccgtgagccacaattgctgagcctgcgcgtctggagcctgtgctccgcaacaagagaggccgcgacagtgagaggcccgcgcaccgcgatgaagagtggcccccgcttgccgcaactagagaaagccctcgcacagaaacgaagacccaacacagccataaataaataaataaataaatgaataaaatttaaaaaaaaaaaaaaaaaagaacctgccaTGGCTCCCTCGCCTGCAGCCGTGCTTCGTCTGAAAGCCACTGGTGGCGCTGAGGTGACTGTCAGGGGAACCCGGGTGGACAGTTTTTACGTTGTATACTTGGatgttaatagaaaaaaatgactaatATGTGTAGTAGTAAAATGATAATAAGAGAAAGTTTGCTTTTTGAACTTGGCCAAATTTGTCTGGGCGACATGGGATTCTTGGGCGTTTGGGAAACCACAGTCAAGACGTAGAATCTAAACTCCctggcttgggacttccctggcggtccggtggttaagactccacgcttccaatgcaggggatgtgggtctGATCACTGGTGGGGGAACCAAGATTTCACATGCcgcgaggtgtggccaaaaaagttaaaaaaaaaaaattaaaacttaaagaaaaacttctaaaaaataaataaaatatactcccCGGCTTGCCATCAAAGCCTTTGCTAACCTGGCCCCAAGCTTCCTTCCCAGCACCGCCTCCAAACTCTGGTCCTGAGAAAGCCTGTATGGTGAGGGTTCTGGAAGACACCTCCCTCGACACTGGGCCGTCGGGTTCTCAGCCCACGACTGCTCTCGCCCAGCCCAGTGTTCACACTGGCGTTCACGAGCCCCTCCCTGACATGCCAAGGCCACTGTTCATGCAGAGGCTGCAGCTGTTCTGTCGGGCCTTctgcccagaccagggcctgGCTGCCCCCTCGCCCCCCAGCTCTGCTTTGTTGCCCCTTTGCTCTTGTCACGGGGGGCTCACTGTTTGCCGTTGGGTCCTTTACCAGACGATGAAGTCCCCTAGACCCAAACGGACTCCCAGCCACACCTCCCTGACGCCCAGCAAGGGCCGGCcacacaggaggtgctcagcCCAGCGCTCCCAGCAAACCACGCCCACCAGCAGCCCCCCGCCCATCACCTCTCACCCCGCACGCCCCAGCCTGACTGTCAACTCCTAAACCCCGTGCCTTTCTAGAGGCCTCTGGGGGCCCACGACGTGAGGTCAGTGACATGGGCAGGGAAGTTACTGCCAAAGGACTTTCTGGGGAAGATAGCCTCTAGTACTCCCAGGAGTTCAACCGCAGAGCAAAGACCTGAGCTGAACACTGGGAGGGAAGCCCACAGGTGGGGAAGAAGGACTTTGTCCCGCGGAGTCAGCAGCAGGACCTCTCCTGTCCGTTGTCTGGTGACCTCACCGGCCACGTGCCGACTAAGAGCCCCGTGTGACTCTGGGTCAGGTCCTGGACCAGAGGAGGAGTTGCTGTAAGGGACACGCCTGGGACAATTGTGGACATTTGAATACAGACTGTGTAGATCGGATAATAACAGTGTAGCCAGGTTATAATCTCCGAACTCCACCTTAGCCCAGGGGCTATGCAGATGCAAATCCTTGTTTTCAGCAGATATTGCCAGGTATTCAAGGTCACCATGCAACTTTCTCTGAAACAGCTGTGCAGCAGTAACAACGTGATATGTGGAGAGAGCGGTTAAGCAAACGTGGGGAGATGTTAACGATGGGTGAGTCTTTCCAAACTTAGAACAAGGTGAGGACTCTGGCAACATTTCTTAGTTTGGAAATTTCTTTCTACTCAAAGCTGAATGACCGCATGATCCACACCTGCTTCAGGTCCAAACTTGGCCTCTCCCCAAGGTAAAGAGGAGACGAGGAGACCGGGTAAATCCAAGAGGAAGAAATCTGCATGTGCTTAGCAGTATttttcacaaattaaaaaatatacagaggggagggataaattcggAGGTtagggttaacagatacacaccactatatataaaatagataaccaacaaggacctcctgtagagcacagggaaccatactcaatatttcataataacctataagggaaaagaatcggaaaaagaaaagtatatatatatatatataccatatatatatatagtgctgcacacctgaaactaacaatattgtaaatcaactatacttcaattaaagaaaatatatacatatacatatacatacacaggaTGAACCTTTCGGTTTCCAAGGaagtcaccaccaccccccccccgtgCCTTcaccccttcctcttccctctgtgtccccaCCTGCCCAGCCCGCCCTCCCCTGCCCAGCAGACTCCGAGACCCTGGGGGGTCAGGGACACCCCCCCCTTTTGGTGGCCCCAGAGCTTTAGTGGCAGTTTCCACATACGGTCGTGTTTGCTCATTACTTATACTCCTGCCTTATCTCCTCACCAGCACGGGAGCTGCTGTGTCATTTCACCTTTAAGTCCCCAAAGTGCCTGATACATAACAGGGCCTCAGTCAATGTTTGTTGAGTGCAGACCAACAGCTGGGCGAGTTTGAGCAGCCCTGCTCAGAAGGGCGAGTTTTCTTAGAGCCAAGAACGTATTTATTCTCGAGTGTGCCCTAATGGGTGGGGCTCGGTGCCGAGGGCTC
It includes:
- the TUBB1 gene encoding tubulin beta-1 chain, translated to MREIVHIQIGQCGNQIGAKFWEVIGEEHGIDWAGSYRGDSALQLERVSVYYNEAHGKKYVPRAVLVDLEPGTMDSIRSSRLGALFQPDSFVHGNSGAGNNWAKGHYTEGAELVESALDAVRAEAEGCDCLQGFQLVHSLGGGTGSGMGTLLLGKIREEYPDRILNSFSVMPSPKVSDTVVEPYNAVLSLHQLLQNSDACFCIDNEALYDICFRTLRLATPTYGDLNHLVSLTMSGVTTSLRFPGQLNADLRKLAVNMVPFPRLHFFMPGFAPLTAQGSQQYRALSVAELTQQMFDARNTMAACDPRRGRYLTVACIFRGRMSTKEVDAQLLAVQTRSSSCFVEWIPNNVKVAVCDIPPRGLSMAATFIGNSTAIQELFGRISEHFSAMFKRKAFVHWYTGEGMDINEFAEAESNIQDLVSEYQQLQDAEAVPEGKEEVGGEAETEPGDKGH